A portion of the Oncorhynchus gorbuscha isolate QuinsamMale2020 ecotype Even-year linkage group LG07, OgorEven_v1.0, whole genome shotgun sequence genome contains these proteins:
- the LOC124039693 gene encoding all trans-polyprenyl-diphosphate synthase PDSS1-like isoform X3 — translation MHTFLERDLLPGQRSIAMISEMIHTASLVHDDVIDGSDKRRGKTTISEVWGEQKAILAGDFILSAASMALARIGNNTVVSVLSQVIEDLVRGEFMQLGSKENESERFKHYLEKSFKKTASLIANSCKAVSILVNSDPEVQEIAFQYGRNVGIAFQLVDDVLDFTACASQLGKPSATDLKLGLATGPVLFACQQFPELHAMIMRRFSTTGDVDRAWQYVLESDGVDQTNYLAQSYCREAIRQISLLRPSPERDALIRLTEMVLTRDK, via the exons ATGCACACATTTTTAGAAAG agaTCTGCTCCCAGGTCAGCGGTCCATAGCTATGATCTCTGAAATGATCCACACCGCCAGCCTGGTCCACGATGATGTCATCGATGGCTCGGACAAGCGGAGGGGGAAGACCACCATCAGTGAAGTGTGGGGGGAGCAAA AGGCCATTTTAGCTGGAGATTTCATCCTCTCGGCAGCCTCCATGGCTCTGGCCCGTATCGGCAACAACACAGTGGTGTCAGTGCTGTCTCAGGTCATAGAGGATCTGGTGCGAG GGGAATTCATGCAGCTGGGCTCCAaggagaacgagagcgagagattCAAGCACTACCTCGAGAAGAGCTTCAAGAAGACTGCCAGTCTTATAGCGAACAGTTGTAAAGCA GTATCTATTCTGGTGAACTCTGACCCAGAGGTACAGGAAATAGCCTTTCAGTACGGGAGGAACGTAGGCATCGCCTTTCAG CTGGTGGATGATGTGCTGGACTTCACAGCATGCGCCAGCCAGCTAGGAAAGCCTTCGGCTACAGACCTTAAACTGGGCCTGGCAACCGGACCAGTCTTATTTGCCTGTCAAcag TTTCCTGAGCTGCATGCTATGATTATGAGGCGGTTCAGCACCACTGGAGACGTGGATCGGGCCTGGCAGTATGTCCTGGAG AGTGATGGTGTGGATCAGACCAACTACCTGGCCCAGAGCTACTGCCGGGAGGCCATCCGGCAGATCAGCCTGCTCAGGCCCTCCCCGGAACGGGACGCCCTCATCAGGCTCACTGAGATGGTCCTCACCCGCGACAAGTGA
- the LOC124039693 gene encoding all trans-polyprenyl-diphosphate synthase PDSS1-like isoform X2, which produces MAVPWRHCWRWTTGATSTSVLETICGFNGRSATFAALSLRGTGAVAGSGKERLSSRPEDTSSIGNYILTSRHKSRLLYPTPKPCCSKRIHSDAKLKDPFTLAQKDLNHLYDDIKKELFVSKSELKSLCDYYFDGKGKAFRPMIVVLMARACNIHSNRDGDLLPGQRSIAMISEMIHTASLVHDDVIDGSDKRRGKTTISEVWGEQKAILAGDFILSAASMALARIGNNTVVSVLSQVIEDLVRGEFMQLGSKENESERFKHYLEKSFKKTASLIANSCKAVSILVNSDPEVQEIAFQYGRNVGIAFQLVDDVLDFTACASQLGKPSATDLKLGLATGPVLFACQQFPELHAMIMRRFSTTGDVDRAWQYVLESDGVDQTNYLAQSYCREAIRQISLLRPSPERDALIRLTEMVLTRDK; this is translated from the exons ATGGCGGTACCGTGGAGGCACTGTTGGAGGTGGACTACAGGCGCTACGAGTACAAGTGTACTAGAAACCATATGCGGTTTTAATGGAAGGTCTGCTACGTTTGCTGCTTTGTCTTTGCGAGGAACGGGGGCCGTCGCTGGCTCGGGAAAGGAG AGACTATCCTCCAGGCCTGAAGACACATCCTCAATAGGCAACTATATTCTGACAAG TAGGCACAAATCAAGGTTGCTTTACCCCACACCAAAGCCTTGCTGCAGCAAAAGGATACACAGTGATGCCAAGTTGAAGGACCCGTTCACACTAGCCCAAAAAGACTTGAACCATTTGTATGATGATATTAAAAAG GAGCTTTTTGTGTCCAAATCAGAGCTGAAGTCCTTATGCGACTACTACTTTGACGGGAAGGGCAAGGCCTTCCGACCAATGATAGTGGTGCTGATGGCCCGGGCCTGCAATATTCACAGCAACAGAGACGG agaTCTGCTCCCAGGTCAGCGGTCCATAGCTATGATCTCTGAAATGATCCACACCGCCAGCCTGGTCCACGATGATGTCATCGATGGCTCGGACAAGCGGAGGGGGAAGACCACCATCAGTGAAGTGTGGGGGGAGCAAA AGGCCATTTTAGCTGGAGATTTCATCCTCTCGGCAGCCTCCATGGCTCTGGCCCGTATCGGCAACAACACAGTGGTGTCAGTGCTGTCTCAGGTCATAGAGGATCTGGTGCGAG GGGAATTCATGCAGCTGGGCTCCAaggagaacgagagcgagagattCAAGCACTACCTCGAGAAGAGCTTCAAGAAGACTGCCAGTCTTATAGCGAACAGTTGTAAAGCA GTATCTATTCTGGTGAACTCTGACCCAGAGGTACAGGAAATAGCCTTTCAGTACGGGAGGAACGTAGGCATCGCCTTTCAG CTGGTGGATGATGTGCTGGACTTCACAGCATGCGCCAGCCAGCTAGGAAAGCCTTCGGCTACAGACCTTAAACTGGGCCTGGCAACCGGACCAGTCTTATTTGCCTGTCAAcag TTTCCTGAGCTGCATGCTATGATTATGAGGCGGTTCAGCACCACTGGAGACGTGGATCGGGCCTGGCAGTATGTCCTGGAG AGTGATGGTGTGGATCAGACCAACTACCTGGCCCAGAGCTACTGCCGGGAGGCCATCCGGCAGATCAGCCTGCTCAGGCCCTCCCCGGAACGGGACGCCCTCATCAGGCTCACTGAGATGGTCCTCACCCGCGACAAGTGA
- the LOC124039693 gene encoding all trans-polyprenyl-diphosphate synthase PDSS1-like isoform X1 yields MAVPWRHCWRWTTGATSTSVLETICGFNGRSATFAALSLRGTGAVAGSGKERLSSRPEDTSSIGNYILTSRHKSRLLYPTPKPCCSKRIHSDAKLKDPFTLAQKDLNHLYDDIKKELFVSKSELKSLCDYYFDGKGKAFRPMIVVLMARACNIHSNRDGYVCLSRDLLPGQRSIAMISEMIHTASLVHDDVIDGSDKRRGKTTISEVWGEQKAILAGDFILSAASMALARIGNNTVVSVLSQVIEDLVRGEFMQLGSKENESERFKHYLEKSFKKTASLIANSCKAVSILVNSDPEVQEIAFQYGRNVGIAFQLVDDVLDFTACASQLGKPSATDLKLGLATGPVLFACQQFPELHAMIMRRFSTTGDVDRAWQYVLESDGVDQTNYLAQSYCREAIRQISLLRPSPERDALIRLTEMVLTRDK; encoded by the exons ATGGCGGTACCGTGGAGGCACTGTTGGAGGTGGACTACAGGCGCTACGAGTACAAGTGTACTAGAAACCATATGCGGTTTTAATGGAAGGTCTGCTACGTTTGCTGCTTTGTCTTTGCGAGGAACGGGGGCCGTCGCTGGCTCGGGAAAGGAG AGACTATCCTCCAGGCCTGAAGACACATCCTCAATAGGCAACTATATTCTGACAAG TAGGCACAAATCAAGGTTGCTTTACCCCACACCAAAGCCTTGCTGCAGCAAAAGGATACACAGTGATGCCAAGTTGAAGGACCCGTTCACACTAGCCCAAAAAGACTTGAACCATTTGTATGATGATATTAAAAAG GAGCTTTTTGTGTCCAAATCAGAGCTGAAGTCCTTATGCGACTACTACTTTGACGGGAAGGGCAAGGCCTTCCGACCAATGATAGTGGTGCTGATGGCCCGGGCCTGCAATATTCACAGCAACAGAGACGG ttatgtctgtctgtctagagaTCTGCTCCCAGGTCAGCGGTCCATAGCTATGATCTCTGAAATGATCCACACCGCCAGCCTGGTCCACGATGATGTCATCGATGGCTCGGACAAGCGGAGGGGGAAGACCACCATCAGTGAAGTGTGGGGGGAGCAAA AGGCCATTTTAGCTGGAGATTTCATCCTCTCGGCAGCCTCCATGGCTCTGGCCCGTATCGGCAACAACACAGTGGTGTCAGTGCTGTCTCAGGTCATAGAGGATCTGGTGCGAG GGGAATTCATGCAGCTGGGCTCCAaggagaacgagagcgagagattCAAGCACTACCTCGAGAAGAGCTTCAAGAAGACTGCCAGTCTTATAGCGAACAGTTGTAAAGCA GTATCTATTCTGGTGAACTCTGACCCAGAGGTACAGGAAATAGCCTTTCAGTACGGGAGGAACGTAGGCATCGCCTTTCAG CTGGTGGATGATGTGCTGGACTTCACAGCATGCGCCAGCCAGCTAGGAAAGCCTTCGGCTACAGACCTTAAACTGGGCCTGGCAACCGGACCAGTCTTATTTGCCTGTCAAcag TTTCCTGAGCTGCATGCTATGATTATGAGGCGGTTCAGCACCACTGGAGACGTGGATCGGGCCTGGCAGTATGTCCTGGAG AGTGATGGTGTGGATCAGACCAACTACCTGGCCCAGAGCTACTGCCGGGAGGCCATCCGGCAGATCAGCCTGCTCAGGCCCTCCCCGGAACGGGACGCCCTCATCAGGCTCACTGAGATGGTCCTCACCCGCGACAAGTGA